The DNA sequence aatcaatttttaaattttaaaataataaaatacaatttttttaataaatatattattttattatatttgattcAATTCTTATTGAATTTggattgaatttttaaatttttaaatatttaattctaatgcaatttaattttcattgctttactAATTTTGATGGGTCCTCTGTAAAAAGATTTGTTGTAAacttcataataaaaattaaaaagtcatACACAGTAATAATAAGctcaattaatttttaatcattaatttatatttttaagcaAATTGTAGAAGATTAAGGGTGTGAAGCTTCAAACACACCTTTAATTTTATTGAAAGCTTTATTCTTttgttaggttttttttttttttttttttttttattctaaacgCAAATGTAATTTTATAGTCTAATTcacatttacaaaaaaaaaaaaaaactaaaaattaaaaacaaaaaatttattttttatttatcaattttgtcctttattgtttaatgtttatataataaattttatttttttataatattttttctcctctctcttgcatgttattatttttttagagttttaattattttttgtttatatgatttttttaccgttattatttcttttttgtatgaagcttctttttatttttattgtaattctATTAATtccaaactaaataaaaaaactaatataaaaataatattagaatCATAAACAGCAAAaattatatctaaaaaaatactaaaaaatattaaaatttatttaaatattaaaataaaataatataaaataattatttaaatttatatatagataaaataaatataattcaaacaatatttaatttattataatctattttaatataaaaattactaaatataAACCATATTAATACTTACTCACCCTTAATCAAAAACCAATTTTAGAAAAACTATTATTTACAAATTTTAATCCAAAGTCCAAACACacgttaaattaataataaaagaagagaaaaagcgcAATTGACCCATCAAATGTAACAGGGTGACTACCGTAGCTTTTGAAGAGAGAGAGACCAATATGTGTGATCCAAGGAAATCTGAGACTAACGAAGTTGAAGCAATGAGAGAACGCCACGTGTACTATGGCCCCACAGGCACTGTCTTGGGTTAGCTTTGGAGCATGTGATAAGGTTATCTTCCGCTGATTGGGTGGATGGCTCCACGTGTTATCCTCGTTGGATTTTCACTTTTCTTAACGCGCTTCTCACCGCCCACTCTTCTTGGGTCAGGCCCGATTCACTTTTTCGGATCCGGATTGAATTTTAATGCCCACAAAAGATTACGATAAATCCTATTATTTTTCTCGAATAGTATAgacaattaatttttaatatttaatattagttaacatttttatttttgggaTAAACTAAAAACATTTCTttgaaaattaacatagataTGATTGTGTTGGGGAGAAAGAGAAACCAAACCAATCGGATAAGGAAGATACGGGTTTGGTTTAACCCGACCCGAAAACAAACGAGCGGAACAAAAGGTAACACTGTACAAGACAAGTTGAACTACAAGAAGCAGCTTTCCAAACTTGGTGACAAACGTGGGGAACCCAGAACCAAGCATTGTTCACAACTTGAATACAAGAAATTCCACATATCCCATCGTAGTAGTACACTGTAGAAGCAGCGCACAACTcaggagagagaagaagaagaaggaatattCACAGTTCAAACGGCAGTTCCTTCCTTGTACCAAAGGGACattatattatttaaagaaaaaaaaggaaaaaggaagagaCAAAGTAAACAATTATTAGCATTTAGCACCAACAAGGAGGGTGCTATCTCTAGAAGAGTGGAGAGTTTGGTGGGTCATCACGTTGTGTTGTGGAAAGTGAAAATTGCTCTAAGTGGCCCTTGTTTTGTTTCTTATCTAGTGCTTGCTTGCTCCATGATGTTGATGCCTTCAACTTCAATCCCATGTGTTCAATTAATGGGAGAGCAACAACGCTGCCAACCTCTCTTTCTGTGATCTGAGGGGGTCAAAACTCAAACCACCAATTCTTCTATGTGTGTATGTGTGACTTTCTCTTTTGCCATTTTATTCATTTTCAATGGTTGGATATACGTGTGGATTATGGAAGTTGCATAGTTGAGTTCAATCAGCTTCatgtaatttaatataatattgtgTATTTTGCTCTAATTCGGGTGGTGCTGGAATGAATGAGAGAACTCATGCTTTATCTGTGAACTAATACTATATATTGATACCCTTTATTGCAAAGattctatttttggtttttggattTGGATTCTCTCATTTATGAGTTCTCTGATGAGAATGGTTGTGTGAAATACTGAATATGGTTCTTGTTTTTGTTTCAATCACAGACTGCTTTGGTAGAACTAGTTGATTTTTCAGGAATCAGGACTTCCATTTTTGGATAAAAGCAAGTCTCTTTTAATTATTTGTCTTGAGTTTTTTACGCCGAAGGATTATAAGAACTAGAAAAGTATAGGAATTGGTCTAACGAGAAGGTAGATAGAATTCAAGAGCTTTAGCCATGTCTATGGCATTACAATGGGTTGTTACCTCCACCAGCTTAGAGGTCTCGAGCTCCATGGGCTTTCTTGACTCTGTCCGAGACGTGAGGCTCTTAGATTCTTCCAAGTTTATGTCCCGGGACTTTGGGTCAATTCAAGCAAAGAGGGATAAGAGAAAGAAATTTAGATATTGCTCTTTGAATACTGATATGAAGTATGCACGTGTTGGTCAATCCGGCCTAGAGAGTGCTAGTAACTTCCCTCTGCTGTCGAATGTGCTTGCGAACCCAACTGCAGGAGGAGAAGTAGCCGTTTCATCGGAGAAGAAGGTCTATGATGTGGTGCTGAAGCAAGCATCTCTGGTCAAGAGGAAGCTGAGCTCAACCACTGAACTTGACTTGAAGCCAGATATTGCCATGCCAGGGAACTTGGGCTTGTTGACCGAAGCTTATAGCCGCTGCGGAGAAGTTTGTGCAGAATATGCTAAGACATTTTACTTGGGTTAGCTTTCTATTATCTTTCCTTCAAGTGaggatttaaagttttaaacttttaatttggGATTGCAGCATGGTTTGAGTCCAATTTTTACATGGGAGTTTTATCTTTCAGGAACTCTCCTGATGACTCCTGAAAGGCGAAAAGCTATCTGGGCGATATACGGTGAGTGATCATGCTCATTTGGCTTGTATATGATCTCTTTCTCTGTATTTAGATTCTAttcctttttcccttttttcGATATAAAATCATAGTCTCTTGTAAGTTGATTAAAAACTGAGCATAGCTGGACTTCTAAAGAATTACACTGGGAAACTTATTTGTAGTTCGCATCGCCCAAGCAAATATGAAGCTTCCACTTCCAAGACAATTGGAACTTTCTGATCTTTAATATGTTGTGTTGCTTCTTGCCTTTTCAGTTTGGTGTAGGAGAACAGATGAACTTGTTGATGGTCCCAATGCTTCACATATTACACCAAGTGCATTGGATAGGTGGGAAGCAAGATTGGAAGAGCTTTTCCAAGGCCGTCCATTCGATATGCTCGATGCTGCTTTATCTGATACAGTTTCCAATTTTCCCGTTGATATTCAGGTACGGTATGGGATTCTGTTGGCCAAAGGAGAAAATTGCATGAAAATCAAGGTCTTTTCATAATGTATTGGCTGTGGACTGCATCATGCTTTGGCTTTCCAGTAAAATTTCATTAAATCCTTAATATTCTTGTCTTTGGTTTAGAGCATTCCTTCATTTACTTATTCGTTTATGAGGATTAACTCTACGTGCTTTATATTCTTTCATCCGCAACAAAGTTCAAATCTCAAGCTAGCTTTGAGGACTTATTTTCCAATTTTTTCCTTTGCTTCAACACAGCCATTCAAAGACATGATTGAAGGAATGAGAATGGATCTTCGGAAGTCTCGATACAAGAACTTTGATGAACTATATCTCTACTGTTATTATGTTGCCGGCACAGTCGGTTTAATGAGTGTTCCAGTCATGGGAATTTCGCCAGATTCACAAGCCACGACGGAAAGTGTATATAATGCCGCCTTGGCTCttggcattgcaaatcagctaACAAACATACTCAGAGATGTTGGAGAGGAGTAAGTCATCGATTTTTATCATTCTTGTAAAAAATGGTATGATAACTTGAACAAAGGAAAAAAGTACTTGTAGATCGTCGAGTTTACTTCTCAGTTCTGACTATGACCATTAAAAGTTTTCATCAACTAAATGtgaatatttataatcaaaattatGATAATGTGATTCTAGTACTTTACTATTTCCTTGTTAGTATACAAGTTGagtgtatcttttctggtatttggTAAGATCTTGACTTGTCGAAACTTGTATGAGATGCTTTCATTGGCGTTAACTACCATTCACGCTTCGCATAGTTCTAGTTTTAGTTTCAGTTTCAAGGTGTTTTCATACCATATCAATATGTGGAACTTAAACAAGGTTACATTGTGTTTCACTATATGTACAATGTCTTACCTTATTAGGATTCTAATGGACTTAACAAGTGATGCTTTGTTTTTCCAATGTGACTCATCTCAAGAATGAACCTGCATTTTGTTTTGGCTGTGATCTTATTATGACTAGTTCAATTTTTCGACAGTGCTAGCAGAGGAAGAGTGTATCTACCACAAGATGAGTTGGCTCAGGCAGGGCTTTCGGATGAAGACATATTTGCCGGAAAAGTGACAGACAAATGGAGGAACTTCATGAAGAGCCAAATTAAAAGGGCGAGAATGTTCTTTGACGAGGCAGAAAAGGGAGTGACAGAGCTTAACGAAGCTAGCCGGTGGCCGGTAAGAAATCCATGCTTTTATGACCTTGTCTGTGCTTTGAACTTTAACATATGGTCAtgttaaaaataaacataaacagAATTCTAACTTGGATATGACAAAATTATGAGTTTGCAGTGTGGAAAAATTTGTTGAATGGATCAACTGGAAGTTGTCTGATGCCATTATAAATACAATTTGATGTTCAATGTGCATGTCCTCATAGTGCTTGTAAGCCATTTTGTTTTAGAGGGTTTCCTTGTGACTTTTGTTTATACTTTTTGGTAGTGACTTATGTTTATACTAAACCAACTTTTGGTCTAGTGCTTAGTTCACTAatccgcttaaacaagtgtcgggaGTTTGAATACCACCTTTTACATGCAGTAACCCATTGACTGACAACAAACTCTCAAATAGAGCTTCAATCCGCGACGAATTAGTCCTTAGTCTGCCAAGTCGAAAAATACTATGGAAAACCAAACAATACATGTCAAGCTAACAGACAAAAGTCttgcattttttattattttcttctataaaacAGCTTGGGCCTTATTCTTGTCCCGGCATGTCTCGGCTGTGTCTAAGGCATGCCCGAGACATGAGGGAATATAGCTTTCTACAACTATTGGCTAAGGCTAACTCTTGTATAAGTGGTTCTTCATTGTTCATTTTTTATTCATGATTTAATCATAATCATATGAACACTGAAAGGGCGTTGGGGATTGTTGTAGGTATGGGCTTCCTTGCTATTATATCGGCAAATATTGGACGAGATTGAAGCAAATGATTACAACAATTTCACCAAGAGGGCTTATGTGAGCAAAGCCAAGAAGTTATTTTCTTTACCAACTGCATATGCAAGATCTATGGTTCCTCCATCAAGGAAGTTATCTCCTGCAATGAAAGCATAGATACAATTACAAACATCATAAAGTTGTGtaggaaaaaaaaaatgcaaaaagggCATAATTTGTATATGATGAAATATTGTGTTGTGTACATTATCCGCTTGTGGTTGATATTGGATTTTTGCCATTTTCATTCTTCTCTAATCTCTAATATATAAAGCGATTTTCGGAGATTGCATAGTATTTGTTAATATTTAGTTGGAGTTAGTTCCATCATGTGTAAACGCTTGGTCTTGGTTTGAGAATTAAAAtacagtgtaaaatattttatataattatctaattatattttttttagataattattcatgtaattaatataaaaaattatttattaagatATTTGATAACATATCAGTCAATGTAACAAATTATTTGTTAGAATATCAATATCGGTCTTTGATATCACTATATGGTAGACTTGCATATAGGAGTGGGTTAATTCGATAATACATTTCCAGAGGAAAACACTTTAGGGTTCCTATAGTATAACCCAATTGAAAAATGTTTTTGGTGGCTTCAAATAATAcaataattattctaataaagttaattaacaatttaataataaatggcctattagctcagttggttagagcgtcGTGCTAATAACGCGAAGGTCGCAGGTTCGAGACCTGCATGGGccaatttatttatgttttagcaCCGCCGTGGCCAGCTCATGTATATGGCCATGGACATTGGACGGTATAGATATTTTTCCAACCATTAATAATACAAATACCTTCCTTTTAGCCTCGTACATTATTCGCTCGCTATTAAGAATTTAAGATGCCAAACACATACATACACAAACAATTGAGGAAAATAATACCCCAATACATGCATTATTGAAGTATAAATATTACATACGATAGTTTCATCGGTTTAACAATAGAAAATTTCGGTAATGAAATCTCCTAATTATACATAGAGTCGCTATCTATATTTCCAAAACATTTGAGGATGTCAAGGGGCCACGTGGCATAATATGGCGCGTTGGATGTCAAGGGGATCGACGGACGGATTTGAGGTAGTCCTCAAGAGCCTTGAGCTGGTCTTGTGTAGGAGGCGTTTGGTTGTTCTTGATGGACCTGTGAACATCATAAGTTGTTGAAGCCAAGAACAGAACCCTGCTTATTCGATCATCACAACACACACAAGAATTGAAATTAGATTCGAAGGAGAATAATAATGATAAGTTAGTAATCAAGTACTCACTGACCCAGAAGCGAAGAGTATGATTTGGCCTGGAAATACGTGCTTTCCAAAGATCCTCATCGTTTTTCGTCTTTCTGAATTCCTCGTGTTCTTCACCGCTAATTGTGGGGTTTAGAGAGTTAAATGGAGCCTGGGAGAGTggagttattttaaaataattatgatatatataatcactcacacaaaaatataaaatcacttcgtatttatatttataatcgaaataaagtataaaaataaagtagTGGTTGATTTTTTGTTGCGAAAGAAATTTAGTTATTCTATTGTGAAAATTTTGTTATTACATTatgaaaattttgattattttaatgattaatgatcttaatagaaaaaaaaaaagtgtaaaacataagttaaatatatataaatatatgatgatttattattagattaaatattttctttgattttaataaaaatttctcTCTTAGATTTTTGGACAAGAGAAAGAAGTCTTAAATACTTATTCTGAGTTCCAATGTGAGAGATATTTAACCTGTTTGTTATGTGTCTAAATTTGAGGAGAAGTGTTGTTGCTGAAAAAGAGAGCTGATTTATTCAAATTGACATGTTGATTACTAACGCCTTTATATGAATTGAACAACTTCAGAATGTTTTCTTAATTCTCTTCTAAAACCTTACAAAATAGAATAGAGTCATCAGCAAATAGCAAGTGATTTATAATAGGACATCGTCGATTAATCTGAATTCTCGGGACCTATCTGTTTTGTTCTgctttgtgtagcaagaaggaaaaCCTTCTGTACAGAAAAGGAAAAGATAGAGAGAAAAGGTGTCACCCTGCCGGATGTCCTTTTCTGGCTTGAAGAACTCAAAGGGTTGACTTTTCACAACAAAATAAGAAACAATTGATACAAGTTCACGAATCTAGTCAATCAATTTTGCCCCAAAACCTAGTTTGTCCATAATAAACCATAAAAATCTCCATTTGACTTTGTCGTAGGCTTTGCTCATATCCAAATTGACAGCCATTACGGTCTCCAGACCGCTCTTCTTGTTTTTAAGATAATGCATGTATTCATGTGCTATTAGAATGTTATCAGAGATAAAACTTTCTTTTATAAAAGCACTCTGACTAGGGCTTATCACTAAATGCATAAATTTTCGCAGTCTATAAACTAGGACtatagaaataattttatacataattgTAGATAGACTTATTGGCCATACTTGAGTCATGTTACTAGCATCAATAATCTTTGGGATCAAGCAAATCTGTGTATGGTTGAAACTCTTAAGAATTTTTTTCCTCCAAAGAAACTCCAAACAACCCTAAAAATATCCTCTTCTATAATGTCCCAATACTTCTGAAAAAATCTGATAGTCATACCATCATCTCCTAAAACACTCTGGGGATGGACACTGAAGGTGGCTCACTTCACTTCCTCCATAAATACTAGTCTTTACAGCGAACGGTTCATGAGAGCTGTAACCTTAGGCTTAAGGTCCTGGAAAATAGGTCCTGGGACTGTTTGACCTGTAGAGGAAAAAATCTCTCTGAAGTAATCCTCGACAATTGTTGTTATACATTGGTGCGTGGAAGCTGCATTTCCAGTAAGGCCaatcaatttttaaatcttgTTCCTCCTGGTTCTACCTTTGAACTTTTTATGGAAGAAAGTTATATTTTTATCCCCTTCCTTGAGCCACTTGATCTTGGATTTTCTTTTCAGTATCTTTTTTCATTAAGCACTGCTTCCTCCAACTTCTGTTCTAGCTCCATCATTTTGACACCTCCCTAAATCCCACTCTGTCTTAACTCTTCTATTTCTGGAACAAGTTGATTAGTGGCCCTCTTAGAGTTAGTATTGTTGGACTATTGCCATTGTACCAACTTATGGCAGCAAAGTTTAATCTTTTGAGCCACTACATACATTGTCGAGTCTTCTATGTTAGTCTTCCAAACCTCCTCaattaaacgccaacttcctctGGTTCACATCATCTATCTTGGAACTTAAACCTGTGTTTTGATTTCTCCAAATAGGGAGAGAAATCCATGAACAACAGGGCGTGATATGAGCCAGTATTGAATAGGCGAAGAATCATTGGATTAGGATACAACTATAACCAATTCTCAGTTGCCAAACACCTATCTAGTCTCTCTTGAATTAACTCATCTCTCCTCCTCCTGAATTAACTCATACCCAAATCAGCTATTAAATTTTTTCCAATGAAACTATTAAATTCTACCATAACCACTGGGGACTTTTCTCCTCTTCCCTCCTTTTCACTTGGGTTGGTAATGGCATTGAAATCCCCTGCAACAataattttttctctattttgtgtgaTTAGTGCtgatatcttttcaaattgttgaCGCCGGAGTTGGTCGTTATGATTGAAGTGCACACTAATGAAAGATATCCTTATTCTTGCTGCTATAAAGAACTCCTCAACTTCAAGAATCTCCGCATCCACACCTTCTTTTCATGCCAAAACTAAGCCACCAGCCCTCTCATTTGGTTCCACCATGTACCACTTTGTAAAGTCATATTCTCTTATCTTTACCTCCACTTGTCGAGATTGATTTTTGGTTTCACTAATAAAACCAATCTCGGTGGAGTAAGATTTGCTAATCCTTTTAAGAATATGGATTATCAGGGGTCTCTCCAAACCCCAACAATTCCATATAGGTAGTCTCATAGATCCCCAAGTGCTATTTGACGGCTGGCACCCCCACCATTGAATCATTCTTCTGTTTTTCTTCGAAATATATCTGTTTCTGTAGAATAGCATTTTCTGTGTCCTCGTTCTCTCTTTTTGCACCAATAATTCGATTATATGCCTCCACCTTATTTCTTGATATCTTCTTTAGGCTCTGTTTTGCATTCAGACTTTCTTGTTGTTCTACCTTATCCTCTAATTTTTCTTCATGTTTGGTGGCACTATTATGTTAGATAGAACCTCATGAGTCTTGGATTTTTCCACCTTGTAACGTCAATCTCAGATTCTCCCACATTCTTTCTATTCTCCTTGACTAAAAGATAATAATTATTTGCTTCCTATTTCTTCGTGTGTTTATCATCGTCATTCATtgacaaaattaaagaaaccattaaccAGCCATGCAGGAGAAGGCTTTTTTCGAGAAACGCTTCTTGAGTTATCAATAGAATTTGGTGCATTAAGCTGTTCTTCTTTAAAGTTGTCCACTTTTCTTTCAACTTGATCCGCCCTAACCTATTCTCCAATTTTGTCTTACTTCACGTTGCCCTTATCGGAGTCCCGCATGAATGATTGATGATGCTTCACATCATGTCCCGACATCGCACAAAATGTGCAAAAGGTGCCTAACCGTTCATACCTCAGCCCTACTTCAATGAGTTGTTGACTTGGTCTAGCAATTAGCAGTTGATCTTTGCTTCTCTTAGCGGCCTCCAATTCCACCTTTACTTTCACAATTCTTGATTCCTTGCCCTTAGTCTCAAAGAATTCACATTCTATTAC is a window from the Arachis hypogaea cultivar Tifrunner chromosome 17, arahy.Tifrunner.gnm2.J5K5, whole genome shotgun sequence genome containing:
- the LOC112764760 gene encoding phytoene synthase 2, chloroplastic, which codes for MSMALQWVVTSTSLEVSSSMGFLDSVRDVRLLDSSKFMSRDFGSIQAKRDKRKKFRYCSLNTDMKYARVGQSGLESASNFPLLSNVLANPTAGGEVAVSSEKKVYDVVLKQASLVKRKLSSTTELDLKPDIAMPGNLGLLTEAYSRCGEVCAEYAKTFYLGTLLMTPERRKAIWAIYVWCRRTDELVDGPNASHITPSALDRWEARLEELFQGRPFDMLDAALSDTVSNFPVDIQPFKDMIEGMRMDLRKSRYKNFDELYLYCYYVAGTVGLMSVPVMGISPDSQATTESVYNAALALGIANQLTNILRDVGEDASRGRVYLPQDELAQAGLSDEDIFAGKVTDKWRNFMKSQIKRARMFFDEAEKGVTELNEASRWPVWASLLLYRQILDEIEANDYNNFTKRAYVSKAKKLFSLPTAYARSMVPPSRKLSPAMKA